The Phaeobacter gallaeciensis DSM 26640 genomic sequence TGCCGTTGGCATCGGTCTGGAACTGCCGCTGTCCACGCACCGCATCTTTGCCGCCGATAATCCGAAGGCCAAGATCGGCCTGCCGGAAATCATGGTTGGCATCTTCCCCGGTGCTGGCGGCACCACCCGTCTGGTGCGCAAGATGGGTGCCATGGCGGCGGCCCCTTTCCTGCTGGAAGGCAAGCTGGTTGATCCCAAGAAAGCCAAGGGCGCTGGCATCATCGACGACGTTGTCGAAGATCCGCTGGCCGCTGCGCGCGCCTGGGTTCTGGAGGCAAAAGACGCCGATATCGTCAAACCCTGGGATGCGAAGGGCTACAAGATGCCCGGTGGCGCGCCCTATCACCCTGCGGGCTTCATGACCTTCCTTGGTGCGGCAGCCATGGTACATGGCAAAACCTTTGGTGCCTTCCCGGCGGCCAAGGCTCTGCTGAGTGCCGTCTATGAGGGGGCGCTCGTGCCCTTTGACACCGCGCTGAAGATCGAGGCGCGTTGGTTCACCCATGTTCTGATGAACCCCTCCTCCGAGGCGATGATCCGTTCGCTCTTCCTCAATAAGGAAGCGCTGGAAAAAGGCGCGGTGCGCCCGGCGGGTATCGAGGATCAGTCGGTCAAAAAAATCGGCGTTCTGGGCGCTGGCATGATGGGGGCAGGTATCGCGCTGGTCTCCGCTCAGGCTGGCATGGAGGTTGTGCTGATCGACCGTGATCAGGACGCTGCTGACAAGGGAAAGGCCTATACAGAGAGCTATCTCGACAAGGGCATCAAGCGCGGCAAAGTCACCGCCGAGAAGAAAGAGGCGATGCTATCGCGCATCACCGCAACGCCGGATCTGGACACGCTCAAGGGCTGTGATCTGATCATTGAGGCGGTGTTTGAAGATCCCGGTGTCAAAGCCGAGATGACCAAAAAGGTCGAGGCGATCATTCCTGAGGATTGCATTTTCGCCTCCAACACCTCGACCCTGCCGATCACCGATCTGGCAGAGGCCTCGGTGCGGCCGGAACAGTTCATCGGCATTCACTTCTTCTCACCGGTGGAAAAAATGTTCCTGGTGGAGATCATCAAAGGTGAGAAAACCGGTGATCGCGCGGTGGCCAAAGCGCTGGATTACGTGCGTCAGATCCGCAAAACACCGATCGTGGTCAATGATGCGCGGTTCTTCTACTGCAACCGCTGCATCATCCCTTACGTGAACGAAGGCGCACGGATGATCACCGAGGGCGTTGCCCCGGCGCTGATCGACAATGCCGCACGTCAGCTGGGTTTCCCTGTGGGGCCGATCCAACTGACCGATGAGACCTCGATCGATCTGGGCGCCAAAATTGCCCGCGCCACCAAAGCGGCGATGGGCGATGCTTACCCTGAAAGCGCTGCGGATGATCTGATCTTCTGGATGGAAGAACAGGGGCGTCTGGGCCGCAAATCCAACGCTGGTTTCTTTGACTATGACGACAAGGGTAAGCGTCAGGGCTACTGGAAGGGGATGCAGGAGAAATACCCGCAGGCCGAGGAACAGCCCGATCTGATCGAAGTGCAGGAACGCCTGATGTTTGCGCAGGTTCTGGAAGCTGTGCGGGCGCTGGAAGAGGGGGTTCTGATGGACATCCGCGAAGGCGACGTAGGCGCTATTCTGGCCTGGGGCTTTGCGCCTTGGTCCGGTGGTCCGCTGAGCTGGCTCGACATTATCGGCACGCCCTATGCGGCTGAGCGCTGCGATCAGTTGACCGCGAAATACGGTGAGCGCTTCACCTGCCCGCCGCTGCTGCGCGAGATGGCGGAGAAGGGTCAGACCTTCTACGGTCGCTTTAACCCTGAGGCCGAGAAAGCCGCCTGATCAGGCAACAACAATCCAAACACATCTGAAAGCGGCGCCCTTGGGTGCCGCTTTTTCACGTCAAGGCATCTGATGAAGCATATGTAAACACAACAAAAGCCGCCTCCGGATTGGATGGCGGCTTTGATTTGGTCCTGTGGTTTCCTAAAGTTAGATCACCGCAGCATATTCCGCCGCGCCATGGCCACCGGGCCCGATCGGTAGGGTATTGGCCCAGGCGCTTTCCTCAGTGATCATATCGATCACCAATTCTCGGGCTGTCTCGGGCTGCAGCACGCGATACAGATCCGGCTGCGCGCTTGTGTCGAACGACAGCAGGTCACGCGGTGAGACGCTGAATCCCAGCAGACCCGCCTCCAGATAGATGACTTCGTCCTGTGCGAAGCGCGGCACGACGATCTCCAGCCGGGTCTCTGGTTCCGCGCGGCGGATCCCGCGATAGCCTTCCAGCGCGCAGGCTGGCACCACGACAAAGGGATCACCCTGCCCGTCACAGGCCAGATCGCTTTCGATCAGAATTCCCTGGTTCGGCATCACCCAAAGCGGCGCTCGATTGTTCAGCGCATCCTGCGGAATATAGACCGGACATGTCAGTGGATTGGGGGCACCGCTGGTCAGCAATAGCGTCTCGCGGTGGATATCGACGATGGGCTGCATCCCATGGTCAAAGGTAAGGGCCATATCGCCCACGGCCAGGGCCTCAACCGGGCGCCAACCTAGATGTGAGGCCACATGCGTGCCCGACAGGATCCCACCCTGTCCGGTTGCGACCAACGGGTACTCTGTCGCCAGAGCCTCGGCCATCGGAGAGAGCTTGCGTTTCAGCAGCCAATCCAGCATCGGTTTTCCCTTTCACCAAGGCAGCCATACGTTCTGCATGACCCGTCACGTTACCCGTCCGTCAGGCGACATGAGCCGACCTGCGGGAGAGTTGATCAAAAGCACGGATCGAAGATACCCCGCTTTGGCGAAGGCTTCGGACCACAAATGATTCCATCTCTCGACTACTGGTCTATCGGTGAATCGTTAAAAGAGTATTCAAACTGGGCAAGATCCTCCGCACAGGCCTCTGTCACTGCTCTGCGGGATGCGTCCGTATAGGATTCCTGCCAACTGCGCGGACGATCAGAGATATTGGCCACAGGCAGGTGCAACTCAAACCCCAGATGATCAAACAGAGGTGCAGCGTCCCGCGCGAAATGTTCCAGCCGGATATAGCAGGCGCATTGTTCCACCCCGTCCGCACGCCGCATGTAGGCGCACGCCGGGTTTGCGCGAAACGCTGTCAGCATCTGCGGATGACAGGCAAAATCCTCAAAATTCAGCGCTTTCGCCAGCGGCACGGACGGATGATCAAAACTCTGCATCCGAAGCCAGTGATAAAGGCTCAGCACCCGATCAAAGGGGTTGCGCACCAATGTGAAGGCAAAGAGACGCCGCAGCTGGTCATCCGGCAGCAGACCGTCGATATCGGCCAATGTTGAATGTTTCCACAACCGTCCCCGGGTTTTGACCCCTTGCAAACGCCGCCTGCGTTTGCGCGCTTTGGGCGTATCCCCGAGCATCAGATCATCCGCCATCGCCCGCGCTTCCAGCGCCAGCGACAACGCGGTGCCCCCGGTCTTGGGGATATGCACAAAGACATAGGAACGGCCAGGCGACAGGATCATGCCCGGCAGGCTAAGCACTTTGCAGTACAAAGAAAACCTAAGCGACGCACACAAAAATGTCTTATCTCTTCCCTTGACTGCAACTTTGCGCAATATCTTTTTGCAAAAGCGCATGAATAATCTTGGGAGGAGGCAAGTATGGGCTGGATGTCGGACGAGTCGGGACTGGAGAAAACCGCCGCCAATTATGTGCCACTGACGCCGCTGTCGCATCTGCGCCGCGCCGCCCATGTGTTTGCGGATGTGCCCGCCGTGGTCTACGGCACTCATCGCAAAACCTATGCGGCCTACTATGATCGCTGCACGCGGCTGGCTTCGGCCCTTGCCGGAATGGGAGTCCGACCGGGCGACGTCGTGGCAACACTGATCCCCAATCTTCCCGCTCAGGCCGAGGCGCATTTTGGTGTTCCCGCCTGTGGTGCTGTTCTCAACACCATCAACACCCGCCTTGATGTCAGCACAGTTGCCTATATTTTCGACCATGGCGAGGCCAAGGTGGTGCTGGCGGATAGCCAGTTTCTGCCCCTCGCAGAAGCGGCAAAGGCCGCTTGTGACGGGCCCGGCCCGCTGATCATCGAGGTACCGGATGATCAGGCCGGCCATCCAGCATCAGGCCGCCATCCGATCTATGAGGATATTCTGGCCGCTGCCGCCCATGATTTCGACTGGATCATGCCCCGGGACGAATGGGAAAGCCTTGCGCTGAATTATACTTCCGGCACCACGGGTCGGCCCAAGGGCGTTGTCTATCATCATCGCGGCGCGTACCTCATGACCATGGGTACCGTGATTTCCTGGCGCATGGTGATGCAGCCGAAATATCTCGCCATTGTGCCCCTGTTTCATTGCAACGGCTGGAACCACAGCTGGATGATGCCGGTTCTGGGGGGCACGCTGATCTGTTGTCGTGATATCACCGCGCCTGCAATCTATGATGCCATCGCCGACGAAGGTGTAACCCATTTCGGAGGTGCTCCGATTGTGCTGAACATGCTGGTCAATGCGCCCGAAGAGGAGCGCCGCAGCTTTGATCACACGGTAGAAGTCTTCACCGCAGGCGCCCCGCCCGCGCCCGCAACGCTGGAGAAAATCGAAGCGCTCGGCTTTCATGTCACACAGGTCTACGGGCTTACGGAAACCTACGGCCATGTCACCGAATGCCTGTGGAAAGGCGACAGCTGGGATACGCTGGACCAACAGGGGCGCGCCGCGATCAAAGCCCGTCAGGGCGTCGCCTTCCCGATGATGGATCATATCACGGTCATGTCCGATGAGATGCAGCAGATCGCGATGAACGGGCAAGATCAGGGCGAAATCGTGATGCGCGGCAACTCGGTCATGAAAGGCTATCTGAAGAACCCCGAGGCCACCGCCGAAGCATTCCAAGGCGGATATTTCCACTCAGGCGATATCGCCGTGCAGCACCCGGATGGCTACATCCAGATCGCGGATCGCGCGAAGGATATCATCATCTCCGGCGGCGAGAATATCTCTTCGGTTGAGGTGGAGGGCGTGTTGATGGGGCACCCGGATGTAAACCTTGCAGCTGTGGTTGCCAAACCAGACGAGAAATGGGGCGAGGTGCCCTGCGCCTTTGTCGAACTGAAACCCGGAGCAACCGTGGCCCCCGCCGATCTGATCCGTTTTGCACGCGAAACGCTGGCAGGTTTCAAGGCGCCAAAACAGGTGATCTTTCAAGAACTTCCCAAAACCTCGACCGGGAAAATCCAGAAATTCGAACTGCGCCAACAGGCCAAGTCACTCTGATATGGGTTCATAAAGCACGCGCGGGCGGAACGGTCGCAAAGTCAATTGCTGACGCCCGGATCGCCGTGCTATTTGATCTGTGAACAATTATCAGAAAAGGTGCATCGTTTTTCATGACGGCATTGCGGGAATATCAACGGCTTGAGGCTGCAGCCCTGTGGCGGGCCGCCCCTGATGCGCAGCGGCGCGATGTTATCGTTTCGGTCGGGGACGCGACCCTGACCATCGCCGATATGAACGACCGGCCGCTGGCGCATTGGTCGCTGGCGGCACTCGAGCGTCAGAACCCCGGCGGCTTCCCTGCCCTGTTTCACCCCTTTGGCGACCCCGGTGAAACGCTGGAGATTGCCGAAGATGAAACGGCCATGCTGGATGCGATCAACCGGTTGCAATCCGCCCTCACCCGTGCCCGTGCCCGCCCGGGTCGCCTGCGCGCTGTTACACTGCTCTCGACACTGGCCGTTGCCGCCGGGCTTGCCGTATTCTGGCTGCCGAATGCGCTGCTGTCCCATACGGTCGACGTGGTGCCGGATATCAAGCGCAAGGCGCTGGGGCAGGCCTTGCTCGGCCGGATTGAGCGGGTGTCGGGTCAGGCCTGCAGCACGCTGGAGACCGCGCCCATTCTGGACCGGCTGGCGGAGCGGCTGGATGTACGCCAACTGGTGATCCTGCGCAGCGGTGTGGCCAGCAGCCTCTATCTGCCCGGCGGTATCGTCCTGCTGAACCGTGATCTGGTCGAGGATCACGAAGATCCGGCTGTCGCAGCTGGCGCCGTTCTGGTTGAACGCGCCCGCGCTGTGGAACAGGATCCGCTGGCTGAACTGCTGGCCGCCGGGGGCATCCGGGCGACCTTCAGGATGCTGACAACCGGTGAACTGACCCGCGCGACCTTGGACCGCTATGCCGAAACCGTCATCAGCGCGCCGCGCCCGACCCCGGATGAGACCACGACGCTGGCGGAGTTCGCACGCGCAGCAGTGCCCTCCAGCCCCTACGCCTATGCGCAGGACATCACCGGTGAAACCGTGCTTGGCCTGATTGAGGCTGACCCGATGGCCGGGCGCGAGTTACAGCCTGTGCTGAATGATCGTGACTGGGTTCAATTGCAGAGCATCTGTGGCTGAGCCGACCCAAATTTCTCTCAGGGGCAACCCTTAGACGTCGCAAACCACGCGCCCTTAGCATGCCCTATGCCGGTCTTCTCGCCTTCTGACTAGTTGCTCAACCGCGCTCCGGCAAAGCCTGCTGCGCGTACTTTGGATAGGGCCGACTGCGCAGCCTCCCCACCAACGAAAGGCCCAGCCAGCACCACCTGCAAAGTTTGTCCCTTGCGGTTCACACGTCCCAGACGCACCGGCAGTCCCTTTTGACGCAACCGCTGCGCCACCGCTTCCGCCTGCGTCACATCAGCAAGGGTGGCGGCCCGTACATAGCGAGACTGCGCAACAGGCGCAGACAAGACCGCAGAAGGGTTGCTGCGCGAGGTGGTTCCCGCCGATGGTTGCGAGCGCGTAGACAGACGGGTGACGAGAATATCATCCTCCGCGATATCCGCTGCGGCATCGGCCCGCTGTCTTGCAGAGAGGGTCACAACAGGCCTGTCTACCGGGCGGCGGATCCCCTCGCGCGGGACCGTGCGTGTCCAGATTGCGGTCCCCTGCGGCCCCCGGTTCGGATTGTAACGATCCTGATGGGTAATTCGCACGTACCCTGCTGGCACACCGCCATTGGCGCGCGCCAGAACGCCGCCAAGTGACATTTCGGCACGGCGCGGGTTAAGACGATCATCGCCCCAGGCCCGACGATAGCCCTCAGGCACCTTCAGACCACGGCTCAGCGCGCGTTCCTGATAGACATGTTTGGGAACCACGCGGGTGTTGGGGTCCAGAACCGATGACAAACGGCTGCTGCCCCCCTGCGGTCCACAGCGTACATCGCCGGTCTGGTTGATATATTGCTGGCTCAGCGCCGAAGCACCTGCACAGCGACCATATCCCTGACCGATGATTGTGGGCGCAGCGGCGGGCGGGCGATAGGCGTCATCCAGCAGCGGGCGCGGTCGTGGCGCACGGCCGGTAGAGGCCGCAGTCCGCACCGGCTTGGCCTGCCGAACGGGGCTGCGCTGCGGCTTAGTGGTCGTGACAGTGCGCGGTGCGGTGGATGCGGCGACCGGGGCTGCGCTCTCGTCAGCGACGGTGATCTCAGCGCCATTCGCGCGTTGGTCCGCTGGCAACGTGATCAACTCAGGCGCCGGTGCGGAGGCCGCTTTCGGCGCGCTTGGTGCGGCAGCCACTTGTGTCGGTTCAAAACCACACAGCTGCTTGCGGCTTCGGGTCACGCGCGGCACCCATGTGACATTGCCATCAATACCCGCCCGGATGAAAACACACCCGCGACTGTCGACATATTGCTTGCCCTCAAAGGAGGCAGGCGGAAACTCAGCCGGGGCTTCGGTCGTCCGGGCTGACTGCGCCTCCGCCCCGCCAAAGCTGGCCGCCGCAATCAAGGCACTTGCAATAATTCTAGTAAGCGTCATCCGAAAGCCCCACAAGATATGGCGGTAGGATGCCTGAAAAGCGAATCTGAGTAAAGCAGGGTTTCCGCAAATTAACGAAAGTTCCCAGAGACATCAGACCGCCCGACACGCCCCAGATTGGGCAGGCCCTCTCCCGGAACGCAACAGGGACGCCCGCTATCGGACGCCCCTGTTTCTACGCGCAGCACATGCCGAAAAGGCACGTGCTTACTTGGTCCCGAACATCCGGTCGCCCGCGTCACCTAGTCCCGGCAGGATATACCCCTTCTCATTCAGCTGACGATCAAGAGAGGCCGTCACGATCGGCACATCCGGATGCTTCTCCTTCATCAGTTCCACCCCTTCGGGCGAAGCCAGCAGGCAAAGAAAGCGGATGTCATTGGCACCGGCCTCTTTCAGCAGATCAATCGCCGCTGCAGAGCTGTTGCCAGTGGCGAGCATCGGGTCCACCGCGATCACCAAACGATCCTTCAGCCCCTCCGGTGCCTTGAAGTAATATTGAACCGGCTGCAGGGTTTCCTCATCCCGGTAGAGACCGACAAAGCCGACCCGCGCCGAGGGGATCAGCTCCAGAACGCCATCCAGCATCCCGTTGCCCGCCCGCAGGATTGACACAAGTGCCAGTTTCTTACCCGCAAGGATCGGCGCTTCCATTTCTTCCATCGGTGTGTCGATGGTGGTGGTGGTCAGCGGCATCTCGCGGGTGATCTCATAGGCAAGCAGCTGGGTGATCTCACGCAGCAGGCGCCGGAACCCGGCAGTTGAGGTGCCCTTGTCGCGCATCAGAGTCAGCTTGTGCTGCACCAGCGGGTGATCGACAACGGTCAGGTGATCGGACATTGGGCACTCCTTTCAGGAAAATTCAAACTCTCTTAGTCCTTGCACCGCAGGACAGGCAAGGCGGATTTGGCGCGCATTGGCGCAAATCCCTGCAAACATCGCGGTGGAACAAGGGTACCGGATCCTTCACCGGCCCGCTGCGCTATACCGCAAGTGCTGGCTTACCCGGCCCTTGCGCAGGTACGTTCAGATGCGCGGCAACCGTGGCCGCAACATCCGCGAAACCAATGGTGCCCATAGGGCCGATCCCGGCCCCAGCGATCAGCACCGGCACCTGTTCACGCGTGTGATCGGTCCCCGGCCAGCTGGGATCGTTGCCGTGGTCCGCAGTCAGGATCAGCAGGTCCCCGTCCCGCAGCTGTGACAGCAATCGGCCGATTTCGCCATCGAACCATTCCAGCGCCCTCGCATAGCCCGAGATATCGCGCCGGTGCCCATAGAGACTGTCAAATTCCACAAAATTGGCGAAGGTGAGGCTCCCCTCCTCGGCCTCTGCCACCGCATCGTGTAGATGCTGCATCAGGGTCGCATCGTCGCCTTTCTTCAGTGTATCAATCCCCTGCATAGAGAAAATATCACCAATCTTACCAATGGCATGCACCGGCTGGCCTGCGTCCTGCACCCAATTGGTCAGGATCGGCGCAGGTGGCATGATGGCATAGTCGCGCCTGTTGGTGGTACGCTGGAACCCAACTTCCGGTGTCCCGGTAAAGGGCCGCGCAATGACCCGGCCCACTTTCATCTGATGCAGATAAGGCGCCACCGCCTCGCAGAGCGACAGCAATCTCTCTAGGCCGAAAGTCTCCTCATGCGCCGCGATCTGGAACACGCTGTCAGCAGAGGTATAGCAGATCGGCAAACCCGACTGCATATGCGCGGCGCCATGTTGGGCTATGATCGCAGTGCCCGATGCATGACAATTGCCAAGGATTGCCTCGGTTCCTGCCGCTGCGCAGACATGTGCAACCAGGTCGTCCGGAAAGGCCGGTGTCTGATCCGGGAAGTAACACCAATCCCATGGCACCGGCAGCCCGGCCAGTTCCCAATGGCCCGACGGCGTATCCTTGCCCCGGCTGATCTCACGAGCTGCGCCCCAGCGCCCGGTGATCCCGGCGCCCCCGAGATCAGGACAGGGCACAGCGGACGCCAGCACCACCGCAGCCCCCAAGCCCAACTGATCCAGATTGGGCAGGTGCAGGGGGCCACTGCGCCCCTCCTCCGCCTGTCCCGCAGCGCAGGCCTGGGCGATATGGGCCAGCGTGTTGGCGCCCAGATCAGGCAGATCACCGTTGAAATAGGCCCCGGCATCCGGTGCTCCGCCGATCCCGACCGAGTCCATCACCACAAGAAAGGCGCGCGGCATTATGAAATCCTCTTGTAGATCAGAGGCGGCACCTCCGGTGCGGCCTTCGACAGCTGATAGGCTGCGCGCAGGCGTGCTTCGGCCACATCCGCCGCCGCCTCATTCGCCGCGTGAATGATCCCCAGCTGGTCGCCCACAGATAGTTTCTGGCCCAGCGGCGCCAGTTCCGACAGCCCGACCGCAGGGTCCACCACATCGCTTTCGATCATGCGCCCGCCGCCCAGCTGGACCACCGCCAAACCTAGCGCTTCGCCATCAATGGCACTGACGTAGCCCGCCTGCTCCACCTTTATAACGCGTTGCACCGACGCGGTCGGCAGGGTGCTTTGCCAGCTTTCGGCAAAATCACCCGGTCCGCCCATAGCAGCCACCATCCGGGCAAAGCGCTCAGCGACGGCTCCGCTGGCAATCGCCTTGCGGATCATCTCGGTCCCCGCCTCGGCATCCGCTGCGAGCCCACCATGGGCCAGCAACACACCGCCCTGCGCCGCCGTCAGATCCGCCAATGCACCCTCTTCACCTGACACGCCGGTGAGCACCCGCATGACCTCCGCCACCTCCAGCGCATTGCCCAAGGCAGGCGCCAACGGCTGGTTCATATCGGTGATCAAAGCCGAAGTTCGGCACCCTGCCGCATTGGCAGTCTCACTGAGACTGCGCGCCAGCGCCTCCGCCTCATCAAGCGTTTTCATAAAGGCGCCGGAGCCGATCTTCACATCCAGCACCAGCGCATCTGTGCTGGCCGCCAGTTTCTTCGACAGGATCGACGCGGTGATCAGATCGAGACTGTCCACTGTGGCCGTCACATCGCGGATCGCATATAGCCGCTTGTCCGCCGGAGCGATCTTCGCGGTCGCCCCAACGATGGCACAGCCCACACCCTGCATCATGGCCACCAGATCCTGCTCGGACACCTGGGTGCTGACGCCCGGAATGGCTTCCATCTTGTCGAGCGTGCCGCCGGTATGGCCCAGCCCTCGCCCCGAAATCATCGGAACATACGCCCCGCATTCCGCCAGAGCCGGAGCCAGTAGCAGCGACACACAATCGCCGACGCCGCCGGTGGAGTGTTTATCCAACACCGGCCCGTCCAGATCCCAGCGCAGCACATCACCGCTGTCCCGCATCGCAAGCGTCAGCGCCCGGCGGGCCTCCACGCCCAATCCCTGCAGACACACCACCATGGCAAAGGCGCCGGCCTGCGCGTCGGACACGGTGCCATTGGCCAGCCCTTCAGCGAACCAGCGTAAATCTGCGTCGCTTGGGGTGTTCCCCCGGCGCAGGCTGGCAATAATTGCGCGCGCATCCATATCTTAGCTCCGCTCCATGTGATCCGCGCCAAACGCCCCCGGAAGCAGGTCACCAATGGTGGTTTCACGTTCCAGACCGTCGGTTGTGGCAAGCGTCACCTGAACGTCGGCCGCGCCAAACTCGGCCAGTTTCTGACGGCACCCCCCGCAGGGTGGAATCGGTGCCGGGCAGTCGGCAATCACATAAGCAGCTTCCAGCCGCGTCTCACCGGCGGCCACCATGGCCGCAATTGCGCCCGCCTCAGCGCAGGTCCCCTCAGGGTAGGCAACATTTTCGACATTGCAGCCAACATAGACGGTTCCGGACGCCGCTCTGATCGCCGCGCCGACCTTGAAATTGGAATAGGGCGCGTGTGCGTTTTCACGAACGGCGGTGGCAGCGTCTTTGAGGTTCATGGCGATTCCCTGATTTTTTTGATCACTTGGTCAGAATTGGTGACCCTAGCGGATTTTGCCGAGGGAGTGAAAGCCCCCGGCATCTGCTGGCAAGTGTATCACATCATCCGACCCAAGCCGCCATCCGCAGATCGCGCCTTAGGCCGATGGATCGTCCAATGTGGTGTTGAACACCCCGGGCAGGGTCACTTCAAGCAGCTCCACATCGGCCGACGGCGCGCTCAACCGGGTCTTCATGCCCGGCGGAATGACGAATGCGTCGCCCTGTTCCAGCTGAAACGGCTCTCGCCCCTGCCCTTCAAGCGTCAGCGTGCCATTCATCACAAAGGTGAAGTGAATATCGGTGTCATGGGCCGCCCATTGGGGCGCGCCCTCCCCTCGGCGCACGACCTGCACCCCGGCCACGCCCTTTGTGTTTTCGGCAATTGTGGTGTCGCGGCAGATATATCCTGGCAGGCGGAACGGCACCCATTCGGCCCCCTCGGCCGTGTTGTAGACAAACCGCTGGCCCTGCCATTCGCGCTCTGGCCTCAGATGTGGCGTCGGCAGCGTCATCTCATGATCAATCTCGGTCACATGCTCGGCGGGCACGCCAATTTCGATCACCTGCACATTGTCGCTGGCTTCCAGCACCCGGTGACGGATCTCCGGCGGCTGAATGAAGCAATCGCCCGCCGTCAGCCGCATCTTCTCGCCTTGATCCTCGTAGACCACATCAACCCAGCCATGGATGCAGAAGATCAGCTGAAAGCCGACCTTGTGAAAATGGACCATATCCGGAACCGGGCCCCCATCAGGGATGCGAATATGGCTGGCAATGATTGATCCGCCCAACCGGTCCGGCACCAGATCGCGGTAGTGCATGCCAGCACGGCCAATGATCCAGGGGGCCTGATCCTTTAGTCGGCGCACCACAAAACTGTGAACAGTTTCCGGCATCACCAGTGGCGGATTGCGCTCCTCAATCTCGATTTTGGTGCCATTGGGTGCTGTCAAACGGCGGGCTCCTTCTGCAAACCCGTCAGGATCGTCTGTCAGAATACGAATGGTGCCAGGCGCTTCACTCGCGCCCCGTTCGATCCGCAGCCGCAAACCATGGCCGGAGAACACCCCGATCGCCGGATCATCTGCCGGATAGATGGAATCAAGCTTCATCCCAAGTGTTTTCGTATAAAATGGAATGTCGTCCCGCAGCTCCTGCGTAGGCAATCGCAGCTCCGCAATCGTATCGGTCATTGGTTGCTCCCTTGTCGTCTTTTGCACCACAGTGAGACGAACCGTGTTCAGGTGCAAGCACTTGCCCACCCTGCTGCGGAAGCCATGAATAGCCTGTTTCCCTGACGTCAAAAGTCGTTTAACACTAAACTATAGTCTCTGGAGCGCCTGATGACCAAAAATCCGAAATCCGACACCCAAACCCTGCGCGACGCCGCATTGCATTACCATGCCTATCCCAATCCGGGGAAGCTGGAGATCCGCGCGACCAAGCCGATGGCCAATGGCCGGGATCTGGCGCGCGCATATTCCCCCGGCGTGGCTGAGGCCTGTATCGAGATCAAATCCGATCCGGCGGATGCGGCAAAATACACCTCACGCGGCAATCTGGTTGCAGTGGTTACCAATGGCACGGCGGTTCTGGGTCTGGGCAATATCGGTGCGCTGGCCTCCAAACCGGTGATGGAGGGCAAGGCCGTCCTGTTCAAAAAATTCGCCAGCATCGACTGTTTCGATATTGAGGTGAACGAGAGCGATCCAGAGAAGCTCGCCGATATTGTGTGTGCGCTGGAACCAACCTTCGGCGCTATCAATCTTGAGGACATCAAGGCGCCGGATTGCTTCATCGTTGAGAAGATCTGCCGCGAGCGGATGAACATCCCGGTTTTCCACGACGACCAGCATGGCACAGCGATTGTCGTGGGCGCTGCGGCCAAGAATGCGCTGCATGTGGCTGGGAAGCGGTTTGAGGATATCAAGATCGTATCGACCGGTGGCGGCGCTGCCGGAATTGCCTGCCTCAACATGCTGGTGAAACTCGGCGTCAAGCGCGAGAATATCTGGCTCTGCGATCTGCACGGTCTGGTCTATGAGGGCCGCACCGAGGATATGAACCCGCATAAATCCGCCTTCGCCCAGAAAACCGATCTGCGCACATTGGATCAGG encodes the following:
- a CDS encoding SPOR domain-containing protein, which codes for MTLTRIIASALIAAASFGGAEAQSARTTEAPAEFPPASFEGKQYVDSRGCVFIRAGIDGNVTWVPRVTRSRKQLCGFEPTQVAAAPSAPKAASAPAPELITLPADQRANGAEITVADESAAPVAASTAPRTVTTTKPQRSPVRQAKPVRTAASTGRAPRPRPLLDDAYRPPAAAPTIIGQGYGRCAGASALSQQYINQTGDVRCGPQGGSSRLSSVLDPNTRVVPKHVYQERALSRGLKVPEGYRRAWGDDRLNPRRAEMSLGGVLARANGGVPAGYVRITHQDRYNPNRGPQGTAIWTRTVPREGIRRPVDRPVVTLSARQRADAAADIAEDDILVTRLSTRSQPSAGTTSRSNPSAVLSAPVAQSRYVRAATLADVTQAEAVAQRLRQKGLPVRLGRVNRKGQTLQVVLAGPFVGGEAAQSALSKVRAAGFAGARLSN
- the upp gene encoding uracil phosphoribosyltransferase; the encoded protein is MSDHLTVVDHPLVQHKLTLMRDKGTSTAGFRRLLREITQLLAYEITREMPLTTTTIDTPMEEMEAPILAGKKLALVSILRAGNGMLDGVLELIPSARVGFVGLYRDEETLQPVQYYFKAPEGLKDRLVIAVDPMLATGNSSAAAIDLLKEAGANDIRFLCLLASPEGVELMKEKHPDVPIVTASLDRQLNEKGYILPGLGDAGDRMFGTK
- a CDS encoding phosphopentomutase, whose protein sequence is MPRAFLVVMDSVGIGGAPDAGAYFNGDLPDLGANTLAHIAQACAAGQAEEGRSGPLHLPNLDQLGLGAAVVLASAVPCPDLGGAGITGRWGAAREISRGKDTPSGHWELAGLPVPWDWCYFPDQTPAFPDDLVAHVCAAAGTEAILGNCHASGTAIIAQHGAAHMQSGLPICYTSADSVFQIAAHEETFGLERLLSLCEAVAPYLHQMKVGRVIARPFTGTPEVGFQRTTNRRDYAIMPPAPILTNWVQDAGQPVHAIGKIGDIFSMQGIDTLKKGDDATLMQHLHDAVAEAEEGSLTFANFVEFDSLYGHRRDISGYARALEWFDGEIGRLLSQLRDGDLLILTADHGNDPSWPGTDHTREQVPVLIAGAGIGPMGTIGFADVAATVAAHLNVPAQGPGKPALAV
- a CDS encoding thymidine phosphorylase, giving the protein MDARAIIASLRRGNTPSDADLRWFAEGLANGTVSDAQAGAFAMVVCLQGLGVEARRALTLAMRDSGDVLRWDLDGPVLDKHSTGGVGDCVSLLLAPALAECGAYVPMISGRGLGHTGGTLDKMEAIPGVSTQVSEQDLVAMMQGVGCAIVGATAKIAPADKRLYAIRDVTATVDSLDLITASILSKKLAASTDALVLDVKIGSGAFMKTLDEAEALARSLSETANAAGCRTSALITDMNQPLAPALGNALEVAEVMRVLTGVSGEEGALADLTAAQGGVLLAHGGLAADAEAGTEMIRKAIASGAVAERFARMVAAMGGPGDFAESWQSTLPTASVQRVIKVEQAGYVSAIDGEALGLAVVQLGGGRMIESDVVDPAVGLSELAPLGQKLSVGDQLGIIHAANEAAADVAEARLRAAYQLSKAAPEVPPLIYKRIS
- a CDS encoding cytidine deaminase, whose amino-acid sequence is MNLKDAATAVRENAHAPYSNFKVGAAIRAASGTVYVGCNVENVAYPEGTCAEAGAIAAMVAAGETRLEAAYVIADCPAPIPPCGGCRQKLAEFGAADVQVTLATTDGLERETTIGDLLPGAFGADHMERS